The uncultured Bacteroides sp. DNA segment TCAAATAAATAATGTATCTTCGAAATAGAATCAATTTATCAATTATAAAAAAGTATGTATAATTTTGTTTTTCAAAATCCCGTAAAGCTTATTATGGGTAAAGGGATGATTGCGAATTTGAATAAAGAAATTCCTGCTGACAAACGTGTGATGATTACTTTTGGTGGTGGTAGCGTGAAAAAAAACGGTGTATATGATCAGGTGAAAGAGGCGTTGAAAGACTATGATACCGTTGAGTTCTGGGGCATTGAGCCTAATCCTTCCATTGAAACCTTACGTAAAGCTATTGAATTAGGTAAAGAAAAGAAAGTCGACTTTTTGCTGGCTGTAGGAGGTGGTTCTGTTATTGATGGAACGAAACTTATTGCTGCCGGCTTATTGTATGATGGCGATGCGTGGGACTTGGTACTTACACATCAACCGGCTACTGATACGGTACCTTTGGGTACGGTTCTTACTCTTCCTGCTACAGGATCGGAGATGAACAATGGAGCTGTGATATCTCGTCATGAAACGAAAGAAAAATATGCTTTCTTCTCTAATTTCCCGGTTTTTTCCATTCTTGATCCAGAAGTAACGTTCACACTTCCTCCTCATCAGGTTGCATGTGGCTTAGTCGACACGTTTGTACATACCGTAGAACAGTATATGACGACTCCTGGACAATCTCGCCTGATGGATCGCTGGGCAGAAGGAATATTGCAGACACTCGTAGAGGTTGCGCCTAAGATTCGTGAAAATCAAAATGACTATCAACTAATGGCCGACTTTATGCTTTCGGCTACAATGGCACTCAACGGTTTTACTTCTATGGGAGTATCGCAAGATTGGGCTACTCACATGATTGGTCACGAACTTACTGCGCTCCATGGTCTTTCTCATGGACATACCTTGGCAATTGTTTATCCGGCTACCTTGCGAGTATTGCGCGAAGCAAAAGGAGATAAACTCATACAATACGGTGAAAGAGTATGGAATATTACTTCCGGCACACGTGATGAACGTATTGATGCTGCTATTGCGCACACCGAAGAATTTTTCCGTTCGCTGGGGCTTACCACTCGTTTAAGTGAGGAAAAAATAGGAGTTGAAACGATTGATGAGATAGAACGCCGATTTAATGCTCGCAATGCTGCTTATGGTGAGAATGCCAATGTTACGGGTGCCATGGCAAAAACCATATTGAATAGTTGTTTAAAGGAATTTTAATCAAATAATAAATGTATGAAAGCGATTAATAACTTTCTGATGCGTAGCGTTTGTGCTCTCATAGTGGGACTTGTGGTGGTGATCTGGCCTGATGTTGCCGCAGTCTATATTGTGAT contains these protein-coding regions:
- a CDS encoding iron-containing alcohol dehydrogenase, with the translated sequence MYNFVFQNPVKLIMGKGMIANLNKEIPADKRVMITFGGGSVKKNGVYDQVKEALKDYDTVEFWGIEPNPSIETLRKAIELGKEKKVDFLLAVGGGSVIDGTKLIAAGLLYDGDAWDLVLTHQPATDTVPLGTVLTLPATGSEMNNGAVISRHETKEKYAFFSNFPVFSILDPEVTFTLPPHQVACGLVDTFVHTVEQYMTTPGQSRLMDRWAEGILQTLVEVAPKIRENQNDYQLMADFMLSATMALNGFTSMGVSQDWATHMIGHELTALHGLSHGHTLAIVYPATLRVLREAKGDKLIQYGERVWNITSGTRDERIDAAIAHTEEFFRSLGLTTRLSEEKIGVETIDEIERRFNARNAAYGENANVTGAMAKTILNSCLKEF